In the Daphnia pulicaria isolate SC F1-1A chromosome 2, SC_F0-13Bv2, whole genome shotgun sequence genome, one interval contains:
- the LOC124326508 gene encoding uncharacterized protein LOC124326508 isoform X2 — protein sequence MKTMTTPLLFHIVLLSVVSQFANGQIWNTGDRDLKWQNNCDFLAGREIERIASSGENCGSLCIASPKCTTFRYGPDGFCSLKEATIDSPVTDSGAGSCGFIPWKFEWGRDHWRGDDSGVKWLANCDFEGHDIGQIESPGDKCGGICLANFECSHFRYDGKFCRIKKAPLSISRKAINGGACGFIPSRNFVIEKSTGNSGSNVGGFGSQCRLNLFIFFVFNVIVLF from the exons ATGAAAACTATG ACTACTCCCCTATTATTCCATATTGTTCTTTTGAGCGTTGTGTCTCAATTTGCAAACGGACAAATTTGGAACACTGGAGACAGGGATCTCAAATGGCAAAATAACTGCGACTTTCTTGCTGGTCGTGAAATTGAACGTATAGCCAGTTCAGGAGAAAACTGTGGCAGTCTCTGTATTGCCAGCCCTAAATGTACTACCTTTCGTTACGGTCCCGATGGATTTTGTTCCCTAAAAGAAGCCACGATAGACTCTCCAGTAACGGATAGCGGAGCAGGATCGTGCGGATTTATACCCTGGAAATTCGAATGGG GGAGAGACCATTGGAGAGGCGATGACAGTGGCGTCAAATGGCTGGCCAATTGCGATTTTGAAGGCCACGACATTGGCCAAATTGAAAGTCCAGGAGACAAGTGTGGCGGCATCTGCCTGGCCAATTTCGAGTGCAGCCACTTTCGTTATGACGGAAAATTTTGTCGAATTAAAAAAGCCCCGCTATCGATTTCCCGTAAGGCCATCAACGGCGGAGCGTGCGGATTTATCCCGTCGAGAAATTTCGTCATCGAGAAATCGACAGGAAACTCTGGTTCAAATGTCGGCGGTTTTGGGTCTCAATGCAgacttaatttatttatatttttcgtgtttaatgtgattgtattattttga
- the LOC124326438 gene encoding pupal cuticle protein-like — translation MKIYILAVLLGVVCFASAQQNPTGWNYNPYLYFPYSALQPPAQETAEVAAARASHLAAHAAAARGRRSIPDSPEVWAAKVEHYRAYAAASAANGVVSSLPTLYTNEVAAARAAHFAAHAAAAARGKRSVADAPDVAAAKLEHIRAHAAAAAANGVVSSLRHLEPVAVWGPPQPVQDTPEVAAARAAHMAALAAARGKRSVQDTPEVMAATIEHYRAYNAAATANGFPMTLLPARYANMPFGMPQPVQETAEVAAARRAHMAALAHATARG, via the exons ATGAAGATCTAC ATTCTCGCAGTGCTTTTGGGTGTGGTTTGCTTTGCATCCGCTCAGCAGAACCCAACTGGATGGAACTACAATCCTTACCTCTACTTCCCTTATTCCGCTCTCCAGCCACCAGCACAGGAGACGGCGGAAGTAGCCGCCGCAAGGGCTTCACACTTGGCCGCTCACGCTGCTGCCGCTCGTGGACGACGATCGATTCCCGACAGTCCCGAAGTCTGGGCCGCTAAAGTCGAACATTACCGCGCCTACGCTGCTGCCTCCGCTGCCAACGGTGTCGTTTCCAGCCTCCCAACTCTGTACACCAAcgaagttgctgctgctcgcGCCGCTCACTTTGCCGCTcacgccgctgccgccgctcgCGGTAAACGATCCGTCGCAGATGCCCCCGATGTGGCCGCTGCCAAACTCGAACATATCCGCGCTcacgccgccgctgccgccgctaaTGGAGTCGTTTCCAGCCTTCGCCATTTGGAACCCGTTGCCGTTTGGGGACCCCCACAGCCCGTCCAGGACACTCCCGAAGTCGCTGCTGCCCGTGCTGCTCACATGGCCGCTCTTGCTGCCGCCCGCGGTAAACGATCCGTTCAAGACACTCCCGAAGTGATGGCCGCCACCATCGAGCATTACCGCGCCTACAACGCCGCCGCAACCGCCAACGGATTTCCCATGACTTTACTCCCGGCCCGTTATGCCAACATGCCGTTCGGTATGCCCCAACCCGTTCAGGAAACTGCCGAGGTCGCCGCTGCCCGTCGCGCTCACATGGCCGCTCTCGCTCACGCCACTGCCCGAGGTTAA
- the LOC124326508 gene encoding uncharacterized protein LOC124326508 isoform X1 — translation MKTMTTPLLFHIVLLSVVSQFANGQIWNTGDRDLKWQNNCDFLAGREIERIASSGENCGSLCIASPKCTTFRYGPDGFCSLKEATIDSPVTDSGAGSCGFIPWKFEWGNKYHWRGDDSGVKWLANCDFEGHDIGQIESPGDKCGGICLANFECSHFRYDGKFCRIKKAPLSISRKAINGGACGFIPSRNFVIEKSTGNSGSNVGGFGSQCRLNLFIFFVFNVIVLF, via the exons ATGAAAACTATG ACTACTCCCCTATTATTCCATATTGTTCTTTTGAGCGTTGTGTCTCAATTTGCAAACGGACAAATTTGGAACACTGGAGACAGGGATCTCAAATGGCAAAATAACTGCGACTTTCTTGCTGGTCGTGAAATTGAACGTATAGCCAGTTCAGGAGAAAACTGTGGCAGTCTCTGTATTGCCAGCCCTAAATGTACTACCTTTCGTTACGGTCCCGATGGATTTTGTTCCCTAAAAGAAGCCACGATAGACTCTCCAGTAACGGATAGCGGAGCAGGATCGTGCGGATTTATACCCTGGAAATTCGAATGGGGTAACAAAT ACCATTGGAGAGGCGATGACAGTGGCGTCAAATGGCTGGCCAATTGCGATTTTGAAGGCCACGACATTGGCCAAATTGAAAGTCCAGGAGACAAGTGTGGCGGCATCTGCCTGGCCAATTTCGAGTGCAGCCACTTTCGTTATGACGGAAAATTTTGTCGAATTAAAAAAGCCCCGCTATCGATTTCCCGTAAGGCCATCAACGGCGGAGCGTGCGGATTTATCCCGTCGAGAAATTTCGTCATCGAGAAATCGACAGGAAACTCTGGTTCAAATGTCGGCGGTTTTGGGTCTCAATGCAgacttaatttatttatatttttcgtgtttaatgtgattgtattattttga